A stretch of DNA from Equus asinus isolate D_3611 breed Donkey chromosome 20, EquAss-T2T_v2, whole genome shotgun sequence:
TCTTTATAGAagtcttttatgtttttaagttcCAAGTTTTAGAGAATATTAACTATGCTGACTCGTGGATGGGTTGAGAAATTGAAATGGACTACTATATCATCAGAGCTAGATTCAAAGCCATGTTGCAACCAAGTCTGAAGGTTCTATTGGTATATGCCCAGAGAAACAGggcattaaaattcttttaattatatTACCAAAAAATTAATTATGTCTTGAACATTTGACTTTCTTTCAAAGTGAGATAGTTACAGGCTTAATCCTGCAAGCAAAATGAAAGTGCTCTGACTTAAAGAGGAGAATACTAGAGTATAAGGTGAAACCAAGGCTCTGGACTACACACTTGTTGTTTTTAACTTGAGTTTTTAAGAGATCCCTGGAAAGAATTGAGTTATGGGACAAATGAGGGGTGGAATCAAGCAAGACAGGGCATGTCATTCTGCTTTGGGAATTAGAAAATAACTCTAATGcatctatttttctcttatttctttctacAGATAATACTTGTAAGAAATGGCTAAGTCAAATCATTCTTCAGTGACTGAGTTCATCCTTGAAGGGTTAACAAAACGACCAGAGCTTCAACTGCCACTCATCATCCTGTTCCTTGGAATATATGTGGTCACAGTGGTGGGAAACCTGGGCATGATCCTCTTAATCGCTATCAGTTCTCAACTTCACTCTCCAATGTATTATTTTCTCAGTAATTTGTCATTCATTGACCTCTGCTACTCTTCTGTCATTACTCCAAAGATGCTAGTGAACTTTGTGTCAGAGAAAAACATTATCTCCTTTCTTGAGTGCATGActcagctttatttcttcctaatATTTGTAATAGCAGAAGGCTACCTTCTGACCGCCATGGCATATGACCGTTATGTTGCTATCTGTAGCCCACTGTTTTATAATATTATCATGCGCCATAGGGTCTGTTCCATAATGATGGTGGTGGTATATTCATTGGGTTTATTTGGGGCCACAGCTCATACTACCTGCATGTCAGTGTTGTCCTTCTGTGGGTGTCATATTATCAGTCATTACTTTTGTGATATTCTACACTTGTTGACTCTCTCTTGCTCCAGCACTCACATCAATGAGATACTGTTGTTTATTATTGGAGGTGTTAATACCTTAGCACCTACACTGGCTGTATTCATCTCTTATGCATTCATTCTTTCTAGTATCCTTTGTATTCATTCCACTGAGGGAAGGTCCAAAGCCTTTGGTACTTGTAGTTCTCATCTCATGGCTGTGGGTATCTTTTTTGGGTCTATAACATTCATGTATTTTAAGCCACGTTCTAGTAACACCATGGAACAAGAGAAGATATCCTCAGTGTTCTATACCACAGTGATCCCCATGCTGAATCCCCTGatatacagcctgaggaacaaggatgtgaagaatGCACTGAGGAAGGTGACTGGGAGAAAGTAGTCATCTACACAAAGGGGATTCTCATaaggagcaaaagaaaaggaacaagacgaAAAGTTGCAATGGGCTCTgtgtaatttctttctctttttcagagataaaattcatcattatttataaaatgtatatttttttacttgAGAATAATTGAGATATTTTTGGAGATTATCAAACAATAAAATTTTCTGATAGTCATATAATCTTTAgaaattttacatgtattagAGGAATAGGAATTAACAGGAGAGGGAAGATAAGAAATGTCAAAGTTAAGATAAGAGATGTCAAAGATAGCCTAGTCTTATCAACAACTTACATACGTTCAGTAAAGATCAATAATAACTTTCCTGAAGTCCCACAATGCCTCTTTTTGGAGGCTATCACTTAGGCTATGACTATCCAGCACAAAGTGTATTGGGAGTGTGGCTCCAATTTGGGgagttgaatttatttattttttattttgtattaaattaatcattttaatgaTGCCAATGATGTTCCTTTTCTCCCTCGATTCTATACCTCTTTTCTAATTTCTGTATGAGTCCCAGTTTTTGGTCACCATTGTCGTTCCTATATCCATCATTTCCCTTTGGTGCAGAGATTCAGCCTTCTCAAAGAACAGAAACACAATCTCATTGGTGGTTCCTTGCAGTGGGACATCATTCCAGACATCATTGCGTAAGCTCCTGATCACTCTACTATTAGGTATAGAATTAGAGAGCTCTATAGAGGTATGTGCATGAGGTAGCTGGGAATCTATCTGTATGATTTAGCAGTTTTGGTTTTTATCCATGACTTGAATgagaagaggagagcagaggaataTTTCACACAGAAGAGTAGGAAGCAATGTGACCATGGAagtagagattggagtgatgtggccacaaatGAAGGAatgccaccagaagctagaagaagcAAGGAGcagattctccccagagcctccagaaggaactagactctgctaacaccttgattttagtccattGGCACTATTTTTGTAtgtctgacctccagaactgtgagagaataaatttgttataataatttgttacagcagccacagaaaactaatTTAGGGCCCAAGACAAAATATTCGTTATCTTCTTGCCAGAAAGATTTTCCTACACATTTCACATCCCTAGGTATAAGCTGTCTGCAGGTTAAGAAATTAGCAAACTGAGCCTGGAGACAGTATGGGAtctcatcccacatacaaatggTGATGGTCTGGAAATGTGAATGTGAGAAAAAGTCTTCcttaatttgataaaaattacGCCTCTCTGTTAGTTTCTCCATTTAACCTACTTATGCCCTGTGGTAAAAACTACTACAAGTTCACAACTAAACTTGAGCCCTTCTATTTGTAAGCTAACCATCAACTCCCCCATATATGTGATCAATTTCTATCTtatcttgctttatttctttataaagcaTTTTGTTTTCAGGGATTGGGAGGTAAATATCCTTTGGTAGATatttttcagcctaccacaggCTCCCACGGAAACAAAGACTTATgagattattttaaatgtgtgtatTCTTTCTGGGATTCTTAGAGGACTGACTGAGGCAATAGCATAGAAAAAATTACTCTGATACCATATTAGGCATGAAACCACAAATGGTACTGTAATCCTTTCAGGATACGTGTTACATGTTTGGAAAAATGTTATTCACTGAGTCCAAGTTATTATCAATGTCTGtcaacatatgaaaatgaaatatgtttttgttttatagtctACACCCTGGAAGCTCTTTAGAAGCATTTGTATGTTCTTAATGACAAGCACCACTACTGTAGCCAGTCACgatgatttcacttctttttgcTCGTGGAACTATTTGATTCCTTGGGTTGGTTAAAAACAAAGTCTCTTACACTTTATCTGATCTTCTCTGTTTCATTCAAATTGTTTCTAAACTGGCAGGAATAGGTCCTGTATGTCATACTTAGCCAACAAATCTACCCACACCACTACCtacaaaagaataatttttccCAGGAAGACATCTGCATGGGTGAGAAAAGGGAACATAAATGAATGGCAGAATATTAATTAGTCATACTTCCTGGGCTGGGGGTGAGTTGTGGAGTTTATCAGTCCCTTACTTCTTATAGTGCTTCTTAATTTGCAAAACTATTTTGTATTACATACTATCTCAGCTTATGTCTTCCCTGTGATGCAGATTGagctattttacagatgagaaaattaaagttcAGTAACTTTAAAGTAACTAGAACACAGATAATGAGCCAGGACTGGAGTTAGAGTCTCCTGAATGTCAACCCAGGGCTCTTCCTACCTCCTCATCATAAATAATTATTGGGATGAAATCAAAAGAATTTTCAACATGACTTCTGAATTAAAAACTAACTGGACTACGAGTGCCCTCCTCTTTTGGCATAGGTCTTCCTTATTATAAACATTATAGCAGTAATAAATTTGGATAATAATTTGAGCCTTGTTATTTTATAGACCAGAAACTGTCTCAGAGAATTTCAATGACTTCCTCAGAGTCACACAGATATTTTGATCAGAAGTACACCTAGTCCTATGTCACCACACAATAAGCATCTATAAATGGTATCACTACTTGTAATAGTTCAAATAGTAGTTGTTATAGTCagtgctatttttttaattattcaagtAGGTTTGGAACTAAAACACACTACTGAGCAAATGCAGCTCTGAATCAACTGTACTAATGTATTATTTATGCATAAACTTTGCTAGAGATCCTTGGATGTTTCAAATCGACTTCCCTAAGGAAGGCAGTCCACTGGGGAAACTCTGGTATTTCTAGCAGGCCTAGCACAGGAAAGCTGAGGTGGCCTTAAGTGCTACCTTTCCCTTTGACAGTGGCTCTAAGTCAGGAGAACACACTCCTCAATTATCCTAGAATGAGAAGCACTTTGGAAAGATGTAATGATGAAAAATTGATTAAAGCTGCTCAAGCCATTAAATGACATAAACTGCTGTCACAAGAAACAGTACAGGAGCAGAGGTAGAATAACCGCTGAACTTGGGTCATTAAAATAGGTTCATGGCAAACTTGTCACTGGGTCCCAGGAGACTTATGACCTGTTAAAGCTCTGAGGAAAGATAAATAAGACTTCTGTCTATATCACCAAACTCTAAAGTTCTCAGGGTTTGGATTTCCTGGGACACTAAAATTCCAGGGGTGGGCCACCATAGAGTTGCCAAAATTTTAGTTTGCCAAGTAAAGACATTCAAATAAGCAAACACCAACCAATCAAGAAATATAACTGTCAGCGCTATTTCATAAAATGAAAGGGTATTTTGAATCccaacaatattaaaaataaaatagaaataataacctCAAAAACAGGAAAGCCTATACACCTATGCTCATAGAAGCATtactcacaagagccaaaagtgggaagcaacccaagttccATTGAAAGATAACTGGATAAGTAAAATGTAGTGTGTACatacaatagaaaattatttaacctttaaaaagaagaaaattctgacacttTCTAGAACATAGATGAATcatgaagacattatgctaagtgacataagccacacataaaatgagaaataatgtatgatttcatttgtatgtggtacctaaagtagtcaaattcatagagacagaaagtaggaagGTGGTTGCCAGTGGTTGAGGTGAAAGAGAATAGAAATTATTGTTTAATAAGTACAGAATTGCAGTTGAGGGATATGAAAAAGTTCttgagatggatggtgatgatgattgCATAACAATATAAATGTAcataatgccacagaactgtacacttaaaaaggataaaatagtaaattttatgttatatatgttttactacaataaaaaaagaaaaagaaaggacattCTTTACATTGAATAAATACAgctttagaaaaaattttatatttcatcatttttctccacttttttttgTACTGACTGATGAAATCATAGTCAAGAACCAGCAACAGACTGCAGACTTACTTTTGGGATCTATTGATCTAATTTCTCTGTATTTCGGAATCCTCATTggtaacatgaaaatataaataagtaactTATTTCAGCACATTTACTACTCTTGGGAAATATAGCAATGGAGGAGTCCAGAGGATGATATGATTATTTTTGCCAAGGGTTATTAAATACTGAGCACTCTGGTGATCTCCAGGCTCAATAGGTCTTGGGGGACCTGTCTGCACAGGGGAGTTAAGTATTTCTAATGATCTCTCTATGCTCAATAAGctacatataaaagttatgcaTCTCATCAACCTCTTGCTTTTAAGATCGAGCAAGCTAAATGTTATGTTTTGCTTCAAGGTCCAGAGAGTTTGTACTATTAGAtgaattttgatgttttaattttagccaaCCAAATAGTTTAATCATTGACATATAAACATGCACATCAGGCAGTAGAagaagctttgttttttcttggcTATAACAAGAATCTGTGACATGGGCAAAGTAAGCAATCCCTAAGAGCTTCGATCTCTGTGCAGGGGCAGGGTAAGTGTCCAGTTTCATTTATAGTCGTTGTAGTCTGTCTAATAGAAGAGCAGTTGACCGATAGCAACAATGCTGACTAACCACGTGCAATGTTTTGGCTTTACCCAGGAGCACTTGATCCGCTATTTTTTCCACTTAGTTGTgccctcccttttcctcttctattaATCTTGCTTTGTCACTTCTTCATAACTTGGGTCACAACCTCCTGCGGAGTGATTTCCAGTCTAAGTTCACCCAGCTCTGGTGCAGAGAGTTTCACTGGGATTTCCATATAACTTTGAAACTTTTGCTTCCCTCTAGTGCTTccagtttacttatttattagttTTCCTTATCTTTTTGCACACCAGCCTACAAAAACCAgtctctaaaagataaagataCAAGGGCAGATACAATCTCAAGGAGAGTATTAATTATTGGACAGAATATTAGACATAAATTCCCTCTTCTCATCTATCGTGGAGGAATATTATCAGGCCAACAGAAGACAGATTAAGAGCCCATTCAGCCTGCCTAGCCCTGCTTTGTTTCCTCCTGGCCTCAGAAGCACTTGGCAAAGTTATGGCCTCTGGGATAAAGAATCTTCTTTGCCCCAGCTCTTCCAAAAAAGGCTCACTACTTCCAAACCATTCTCAAAATTTCCAAATCTAGagacacaaatatttaaaaacagaactactctaaatgcttaaaataattttacgATTCATACAAAGACGTGGgctctaagatgaaaaaaaacacGTCTGTCTTTTCTTCATACTGAGGTAAAGTATTTCTGTTTTCccatattttgttcctttttatattcAATCATATAAGAAATACATTAAATTTTGATTAGCATTTTTAGATTCAATTCATTGAATTGAATTTTAGACTTAAATTCATTACTTTAGTTGATCACAATAGCACTTTGACGTGGTATCGTGTTTCCACTTCACATATTAGAACACTGACGTTTGCATTAAATGAGTCACCCAGTGTTGCGAACTCCTCTGCAGTGAATCAGCCCTTGAAATATGCTCCTTTGTTTCAAAGCTTTTCCATTGGTTTGCTGAGTAGGCTATCAGTTCTTTCTCCCTTATTAagcttatttaacatttttattatcaaataaatataagaagGACCAAGTTCACAAAGTTGAGCAGATTTCTTTCTAGCTGACTATTTCAAGCCATTAATGCACAAAAGTTCGCTATAGACTTCCAGGAAAGGTGTATGAAAATGCTTACTTGGAAATGGAAGGccgtctgttttgttttgttctttatcttcccaaacatCATGAGCATTGTCTGAGAAACGCTGCCCTAATCTACGAGTACACAGTGCCTCAGTGCGCTCCTTTAAAGGTACTgtggaaaatatcttttaagtaattttgtgtgtgtttaatatTCTATTAGATAAAAGCCTCTTCAAATGCCAAAAAcatatctcttttcttctctatgtgTCCTTCAAGCCACTGTCAGTGTTAGGTAAAATTCAGAGATCAGGAAATTTGTGTTGCATCTCTGTTAGATCTATTTTAAACCGCTTCACGATATGCAGTTTCAGCAGGTTGCTCACAGAGCAAGAGCTCCATGCTTCCATTGTTATTGTAGATTTGTTCTTTCCttgaaatgttttgaaatctgAACCATTCTATAACATCTCATAATGCCCAAATTTCTTTGTAGTTTCCCAATCTCTTGGGGTTTTGTAATGAGTTAGAAGGGAAGAGATGCCAATAATAGATATTAATCCATCATTTAAGTGAAAGCAGAAGAGCTTAATGGAAAAGAAGGACTCTGGTACTAGACTCCCTAGGTTCAAATTCTGACACTAGTCTTAAgttctctgtgtttcagtttctccacctaTAAAATAGGGGTAAAAATAGTAGCTACTATTTCAAGGATTTTTgaagatttaaatgagataatatatgtaagcCACTTAGAAATAATATGCAATCTATGAAGAAGAAGAATCACTATCTCTAGTCACCTTTTCTCTAGGTAGACTACCTCCTCTGGGTATTAAGAGGTGCCTTAACAAAATTAAAGCACGTATCCCTAGAAGGTTTTGGGAAGAAGTCTACATTATTCCCCCTGGAGAAGTGGCATCAAAGCATTTCAAGAGTCATTTTCTGCCTTGTCTTCTAAACAAGTACAATCCTACCTTGCTGTTCAGTAATGACTAGTGAACATCTGCCTGAGCCCATTTTCAGCTCCTCTGGGAAATTTTCCACCAACAACCCTTTGACCCCAAGCCTGGGctctttctctacttttcctaTTGGAATATTGGCATTCTTTGCCTCTCAACTGATTTTGTCTAGCTTTCACTTTATCCAAACTCTACTCCTTTGTTGACATCCAAAGGAGAATTTATGATCCTTAAGTTGGGGAGGGAAGTCAATAGGGTAATATTTTTGAACAGATTTTTCATGAAGAACAAttgcatttactgagtacttactatgttcGAGGGACAATGCTAGCAACATAATATTTCTTATTCAAgcttttgtatttgattttcttacTAGACCCCAAATGATTTAAGTCTATGCTATTGTTAGAGA
This window harbors:
- the LOC106836021 gene encoding olfactory receptor 8D2, which encodes MAKSNHSSVTEFILEGLTKRPELQLPLIILFLGIYVVTVVGNLGMILLIAISSQLHSPMYYFLSNLSFIDLCYSSVITPKMLVNFVSEKNIISFLECMTQLYFFLIFVIAEGYLLTAMAYDRYVAICSPLFYNIIMRHRVCSIMMVVVYSLGLFGATAHTTCMSVLSFCGCHIISHYFCDILHLLTLSCSSTHINEILLFIIGGVNTLAPTLAVFISYAFILSSILCIHSTEGRSKAFGTCSSHLMAVGIFFGSITFMYFKPRSSNTMEQEKISSVFYTTVIPMLNPLIYSLRNKDVKNALRKVTGRK